One window of the Candidatus Chryseobacterium colombiense genome contains the following:
- a CDS encoding acetyl-CoA carboxylase carboxyltransferase subunit alpha, with translation MEYLSFELPIKELMDQYQTCSLVGEESGVDVKLACSQIEDKILEKKKEIYGNLTPWERVQLSRHPNRPYALDYINGMADKGSFLELHGDRNFADDPAMVGGLITLDGQRVMIIGTQKGRTTKERQHRRFGMPNPEGYRKALRLMKLAEKFQIPIVTLVDTPGAYPGLEAEERGQGEAIARNIFEMVQLKTPIFTYIIGEGASGGALGIGVGNKVYMLENTWYTVIAPESCSSILWRNWDHKEDAANALNLTPKDALREKFIDAIIEEPLGGAHYDPETTFLNLKNSILQNIKAFSKFTGQELETQRQDKFIAMGQFKG, from the coding sequence ATGGAATATTTAAGTTTCGAACTCCCTATAAAAGAATTAATGGATCAATATCAAACTTGTTCTTTAGTAGGAGAAGAAAGTGGTGTTGATGTAAAATTAGCATGCAGCCAAATTGAGGATAAGATTTTAGAAAAGAAAAAAGAAATCTACGGAAATCTTACTCCTTGGGAAAGAGTACAACTTTCTCGCCACCCGAATCGTCCTTATGCCTTAGACTATATCAATGGAATGGCAGACAAGGGCAGTTTTTTAGAACTTCATGGTGATAGAAATTTTGCTGATGACCCTGCAATGGTGGGTGGTTTAATCACTCTTGACGGTCAAAGAGTAATGATTATTGGGACTCAAAAAGGCAGAACAACCAAGGAAAGACAACACAGAAGGTTTGGAATGCCAAATCCTGAAGGATACAGAAAGGCTTTACGATTGATGAAGCTTGCTGAGAAATTCCAGATTCCCATTGTAACTTTAGTAGATACACCAGGAGCTTATCCAGGTTTGGAAGCTGAAGAAAGAGGACAAGGTGAAGCCATTGCAAGAAACATTTTCGAAATGGTTCAGCTTAAAACTCCGATCTTTACTTATATTATTGGTGAAGGAGCCAGTGGTGGTGCATTAGGAATTGGTGTAGGAAACAAGGTTTACATGTTGGAAAATACCTGGTATACAGTAATTGCACCTGAAAGCTGTTCTTCAATTCTTTGGAGAAACTGGGATCACAAAGAAGATGCTGCAAATGCACTGAATCTTACCCCAAAAGATGCTTTAAGAGAAAAATTCATTGATGCTATTATTGAAGAACCACTTGGAGGAGCTCATTATGATCCGGAAACGACTTTCCTGAATTTGAAAAATTCAATTTTACAGAATATCAAAGCGTTTTCAAAATTCACAGGACAAGAACTTGAAACCCAGAGACAGGATAAATTCATTGCAATGGGACAATTCAAAGGTTAA
- the tsf gene encoding translation elongation factor Ts — MSYTPAAADVAKLRNQTGAGMMDCKKALVEAEGDFEKAVDILRKKGQKVAANRADRESTEGAVIARVNEDNTLGAIISLNCETDFVGKNEAFIELAYELAEMAIFAATKEELLATDFHGMTVADKLIEQTGVIGEKIEIGTFERIEGPFLGAYIHAGNKIAAITSLSAKVDGADEVAKSVSMQAAAMNPIALDETKVSQETIDKELEIERHKLTEEGKPANIIDNILKGKMQRFYKDNTLVHQDFIKDSSISVADYVKSVNADLKVTGFIRVSL; from the coding sequence ATGTCTTATACACCAGCTGCTGCAGACGTAGCAAAATTAAGAAACCAAACAGGTGCAGGTATGATGGACTGCAAGAAAGCTCTAGTTGAAGCTGAAGGAGACTTCGAAAAAGCGGTAGACATCCTTAGAAAAAAAGGACAAAAAGTCGCTGCTAACAGAGCTGACAGAGAATCTACTGAAGGTGCGGTAATCGCAAGAGTAAATGAAGATAACACTTTAGGTGCTATTATTTCATTAAACTGCGAGACTGACTTCGTTGGTAAAAACGAAGCTTTCATCGAGCTAGCTTACGAATTAGCTGAAATGGCAATCTTCGCTGCTACTAAAGAAGAATTGTTGGCTACAGATTTCCACGGAATGACTGTTGCTGATAAATTAATTGAGCAAACAGGTGTTATCGGTGAAAAAATCGAGATCGGTACATTCGAAAGAATCGAAGGACCATTCCTAGGAGCTTACATCCACGCTGGAAACAAAATCGCTGCAATCACTTCGCTTTCTGCAAAAGTAGACGGAGCTGACGAAGTTGCAAAATCTGTTTCTATGCAGGCTGCTGCAATGAACCCAATCGCTCTTGACGAAACTAAAGTTTCTCAGGAAACTATCGATAAAGAATTGGAAATTGAAAGACACAAACTTACTGAAGAAGGTAAGCCTGCGAACATCATCGACAATATCTTGAAAGGTAAAATGCAGAGATTCTACAAAGACAACACTTTGGTACACCAGGATTTCATCAAAGACAGCTCTATTTCAGTTGCTGACTATGTGAAGTCTGTAAATGCTGATCTTAAAGTAACAGGATTTATCAGAGTTAGTTTATAA
- a CDS encoding gliding motility-associated C-terminal domain-containing protein, translated as MKKFLLTICTFLCLFFNAQLDTDHWFAPMASKAGSSGLSGYLYLSTNETTPFPVQIYNNNTLFTTVQVSKGNPVQVSIPNNFLITTNQTLLFTPNSMGMYVKGSKKFFANYRFSLQNHAEIITSKGLAGLGTKFYAGVAPMTGTANYVNATIGITATEDNTSVVVSGYNSNVVFSDGSSSPTKTFTLNKGQSYILDAVSSDSPYNLVGLVGAKIESTKPISVTNGNFNGIYTNLNSTNNDVLMDQAVPVDRLGKDFVLVKGNGNIIYQMETALLIATQDNTQISLNGVNTGITLNAGQYFMVPSSNYINQGNGNYNMGISTTKNVYVYQLLAGITGSSSVNEYATGGMNFIPPLSCFMPNKVDEIGFINQIGAQTYNTKLNIITQTGATVTYNNNPIAAANGPYPVTGNPNWVTYSIPNVSGTITVSSTKSVTAGIAAGSGAVGYGGYFAGFSSVPVISKTGDCYLGILLQVDNTYDSYQWYLNGNIIAGATSYSINPELYGAGNYTCLVTKNNCESRLTTVYNYTLCPPITTTTYNIGSCNTKTIIPAFTNSTQNIVPANTAIISAPTSGTATVNPTTGQITYTPNAGLTANTTDSFIYYIQGNGNPADFEYFKIIINTNVLQVNNASLSSCADANGNGTFNLTTANVSSDPGITVTYFTNANLTGQITTPATYTGPAGTVYANVTSQYGCSKVAQIALTINPSPNINTANFNATLCDDNFDGIVNVNFANITPQIVNNSASFTVRYYLVQADANAGNANTLPTNWTYTTNTTVYVRVDAPTGTCTTAFGQINFKVGNRLTLLNNNISVDICDNNLDGSETANLNDYKNQFTADPSVTLSFHSTLADAQNGVNAIPASQVITSANTFYIRFQSSTECPNTAVLNIKLKSPKKSGTLTDQVICSNEKATLNAGTGFTSYLWSTGANTQSITVGTGTYYVDLGFNGCVYRQTVNVTTAQAPTITRIETSGPTATIYVTGGTPPYQYSLNGIDYQTSNIFTGLSRGPHKVYVLGKDGCQPTIKDFLIINLINAITPNGDGHNDSLNYSDLRIKQNVSIEVVDRYGALVYKSSDNNYIWDGKSGGRVLPTGTYWYILKWTEPDTKLPVSYSGWILIKNRQ; from the coding sequence ATGAAAAAATTTCTATTAACCATTTGTACATTTCTTTGTTTATTCTTTAATGCTCAGCTTGATACAGATCATTGGTTTGCTCCAATGGCTTCAAAAGCAGGTTCAAGCGGACTGAGCGGTTATTTATATCTGTCAACCAACGAAACCACTCCGTTTCCTGTACAGATTTATAATAATAACACACTCTTTACTACCGTACAGGTAAGCAAAGGAAATCCGGTTCAGGTAAGCATTCCGAATAATTTTCTGATTACAACCAATCAAACACTCTTATTTACTCCCAATTCTATGGGAATGTATGTAAAAGGTTCAAAAAAATTCTTTGCCAATTATCGGTTTTCTTTACAAAATCATGCTGAAATTATCACCTCAAAAGGTTTAGCCGGATTAGGAACCAAATTTTACGCGGGAGTAGCACCTATGACAGGTACAGCTAATTATGTAAATGCTACCATAGGGATTACTGCAACTGAAGACAATACTTCGGTAGTAGTTTCAGGATACAACTCCAACGTTGTTTTTTCTGATGGAAGCTCCTCTCCTACTAAAACATTTACGCTCAACAAAGGACAGTCTTATATTTTAGATGCAGTAAGTTCGGACTCACCCTATAATTTAGTTGGTCTTGTAGGAGCTAAAATAGAATCTACAAAACCTATTTCTGTTACCAATGGAAATTTCAACGGGATATATACCAATTTAAATTCCACCAACAATGATGTTCTTATGGACCAGGCTGTTCCCGTAGACAGATTAGGAAAGGATTTCGTATTGGTAAAAGGTAATGGAAATATTATTTATCAAATGGAAACGGCTCTTTTGATTGCCACTCAAGATAATACCCAAATTTCATTAAACGGAGTAAACACCGGAATCACTCTGAATGCAGGGCAATATTTTATGGTTCCGAGCAGTAATTACATCAACCAGGGTAATGGAAATTATAATATGGGAATTTCCACTACCAAAAATGTGTATGTCTATCAATTATTAGCAGGAATCACGGGAAGCTCTTCTGTCAATGAATATGCGACCGGTGGTATGAATTTCATCCCTCCTCTAAGTTGTTTTATGCCTAATAAAGTTGACGAAATTGGATTTATCAACCAAATTGGAGCCCAAACCTACAACACAAAACTTAACATCATTACCCAAACAGGAGCAACGGTAACATACAACAATAATCCTATTGCAGCCGCAAACGGTCCTTATCCTGTAACAGGAAACCCGAACTGGGTAACCTACTCTATTCCGAATGTTTCAGGAACTATTACGGTAAGTTCTACCAAATCTGTAACGGCCGGAATTGCTGCAGGAAGTGGAGCAGTAGGATACGGAGGGTATTTTGCAGGTTTTTCATCGGTTCCGGTAATTTCTAAGACAGGAGATTGTTATTTAGGGATCTTATTACAGGTGGATAATACCTATGACAGCTATCAGTGGTATCTTAACGGTAATATTATTGCAGGAGCAACTTCTTATTCTATCAATCCTGAATTATATGGAGCTGGAAACTACACTTGTTTAGTTACAAAAAACAATTGCGAATCCAGGCTGACCACTGTATATAATTACACACTTTGCCCTCCAATCACAACGACAACCTACAATATCGGATCTTGTAATACGAAAACGATTATTCCTGCGTTTACGAACTCTACACAAAATATAGTTCCTGCAAATACGGCGATTATTTCTGCCCCAACTTCAGGAACAGCCACTGTGAATCCTACAACAGGTCAAATCACTTATACTCCTAATGCCGGATTAACAGCAAATACAACAGATTCTTTTATCTACTATATACAAGGAAACGGTAACCCTGCAGATTTTGAATATTTTAAAATTATTATCAATACCAATGTATTACAGGTAAACAATGCTTCGTTGTCTTCTTGTGCAGATGCAAACGGAAACGGAACATTCAACCTTACTACAGCTAACGTATCTTCTGATCCCGGAATTACTGTTACTTATTTTACCAATGCTAACCTGACAGGACAAATTACAACTCCAGCAACCTATACAGGACCTGCCGGAACAGTGTATGCTAATGTCACTTCGCAGTATGGGTGTTCAAAGGTAGCACAGATTGCTTTAACCATCAATCCTTCTCCTAATATTAATACGGCTAATTTTAACGCTACATTATGTGATGATAATTTTGACGGAATCGTCAATGTAAACTTTGCGAATATCACACCACAAATCGTTAATAACTCAGCCAGCTTTACTGTAAGATATTATTTGGTTCAGGCAGATGCCAATGCAGGAAATGCCAATACACTCCCTACAAACTGGACATACACCACCAACACTACAGTTTATGTAAGAGTAGATGCCCCTACGGGAACATGTACAACGGCTTTTGGCCAAATCAATTTTAAAGTCGGCAACAGGCTTACCTTACTTAATAACAATATCAGTGTTGATATTTGTGATAATAATCTTGACGGCTCTGAAACAGCCAATTTGAATGATTATAAAAATCAGTTTACAGCAGATCCATCCGTAACTTTAAGTTTTCATTCTACTTTAGCTGATGCACAAAATGGTGTTAATGCCATCCCTGCATCCCAGGTTATTACTTCTGCGAACACATTCTATATTAGATTCCAAAGTTCTACAGAATGTCCGAATACTGCAGTTTTAAATATTAAGTTAAAATCACCAAAAAAATCAGGTACACTTACTGACCAAGTTATCTGTTCAAACGAAAAAGCAACACTTAATGCCGGAACAGGTTTCACATCATATCTTTGGAGTACAGGAGCAAATACTCAAAGTATTACAGTCGGAACGGGTACTTACTATGTAGATTTAGGATTTAATGGATGTGTTTATCGCCAAACGGTAAATGTCACAACCGCACAGGCTCCAACGATAACAAGAATTGAAACCTCAGGCCCTACAGCTACTATTTATGTTACCGGAGGAACTCCTCCTTACCAGTATTCTTTAAATGGAATTGATTATCAAACCTCCAATATTTTCACCGGATTATCAAGAGGTCCACATAAAGTTTATGTACTGGGGAAAGACGGATGCCAACCGACAATAAAAGATTTCCTGATTATAAATCTTATCAATGCCATTACTCCAAACGGAGACGGTCATAATGATTCTTTAAATTATTCAGATTTAAGAATTAAACAAAATGTTTCCATTGAAGTGGTGGACAGATACGGCGCACTTGTTTATAAATCATCAGACAATAATTATATCTGGGATGGAAAATCAGGAGGAAGAGTACTTCCTACCGGAACTTACTGGTATATTTTAAAATGGACTGAGCCGGATACTAAATTGCCTGTTTCCTACTCGGGATGGATATTGATAAAAAACAGACAATAA
- a CDS encoding T9SS type A sorting domain-containing protein yields MKKTILFLFLTFIMSLNALRAQNGGSDYIIVLDNGSSMSTQRFTSMKLGATKLIQQLLSCNPLNRVAVVHYGTGIYNASNTSYSPKIYIESDFSNNTFTTLQIERRLDNGDHFHEALAIIGNALDGVSNTEIVSPQTTLNNDPSNPLKVVLFADAERNTGNLSFGSYLVNYDYPTPNMPEAFKYVTDFKINRNAKFAVIHISPDTPATEAAASISSQGGSYSGTVETNIDDPDYGSPTRLYFPRTSFDMSSSEVDYWARLATQICDTSGWGGVNFKYEPNGCGTDLVQTISGSYSLPAGATFSQFKLVARDIVTGQDYGVNFNPTMTSPTDFYYALQPSDFSFPGITDAKFVFILGFQYNYQGGTYDVASWNGYPYFDYDLLLTTLPNCGMRQATPSALAINENSIQITPNPTSGAIKVILDQKKIESGKVQIIDLSGKTVYSKEFRAQNTVDIDIHSQKEGVYIIKIVSDKNEVFVEKVIKK; encoded by the coding sequence ATGAAAAAAACAATTTTATTCTTGTTTCTGACATTTATAATGTCTTTGAATGCTTTGAGAGCACAAAACGGAGGATCCGACTACATTATTGTCTTAGATAATGGAAGCTCTATGTCAACACAACGTTTTACATCAATGAAGCTGGGAGCTACCAAACTGATTCAGCAGTTATTGTCATGTAACCCTTTAAACAGAGTAGCTGTAGTACATTATGGTACTGGAATTTACAATGCAAGCAATACCAGCTATAGCCCGAAAATCTACATCGAGTCTGATTTCTCAAACAATACTTTTACGACACTGCAGATTGAGAGGAGGCTTGATAACGGAGACCATTTTCATGAAGCCCTGGCTATTATTGGCAATGCCCTGGATGGAGTTTCCAATACAGAAATTGTAAGCCCGCAGACAACATTAAACAACGATCCTTCGAATCCATTAAAAGTAGTATTATTTGCCGATGCTGAAAGGAATACAGGAAACCTAAGCTTTGGTTCTTACCTTGTCAACTACGATTACCCTACTCCCAACATGCCTGAAGCTTTTAAATATGTAACCGATTTTAAAATTAATAGAAATGCAAAGTTTGCGGTCATCCATATAAGTCCAGACACCCCAGCTACAGAAGCTGCAGCATCTATTTCTAGCCAGGGAGGATCTTACAGCGGAACCGTGGAAACAAATATTGACGATCCCGATTACGGATCCCCAACAAGACTTTACTTCCCAAGAACAAGCTTCGATATGTCTTCATCAGAAGTCGATTACTGGGCACGTTTAGCAACTCAGATTTGTGATACTTCAGGATGGGGAGGTGTCAATTTTAAATATGAACCCAATGGATGTGGAACAGACTTGGTTCAAACCATTTCCGGAAGCTATTCATTACCAGCCGGAGCCACTTTTTCACAGTTTAAATTAGTGGCAAGAGATATTGTTACAGGTCAGGATTATGGGGTTAATTTTAATCCGACAATGACATCTCCTACCGATTTTTATTATGCGCTACAACCTTCGGATTTCAGTTTTCCAGGAATTACAGATGCTAAATTTGTATTTATTTTGGGATTTCAGTATAATTATCAAGGAGGTACTTATGATGTGGCAAGCTGGAACGGATATCCTTATTTTGACTATGATCTTTTACTGACTACATTACCTAATTGCGGAATGAGACAGGCCACACCTTCTGCTTTAGCAATCAATGAAAACTCAATACAGATTACTCCCAACCCTACAAGCGGTGCCATTAAAGTTATTTTAGATCAAAAGAAGATTGAATCTGGAAAAGTTCAAATCATAGATCTTAGCGGAAAAACAGTATATAGTAAAGAATTTAGAGCGCAAAATACTGTAGACATTGATATTCACTCACAAAAAGAAGGCGTGTATATTATAAAAATAGTCTCTGATAAAAATGAAGTATTCGTGGAAAAGGTGATCAAGAAATAG
- the gltX gene encoding glutamate--tRNA ligase yields the protein MDKVRVRFAPSPTGPLHLGGVRTALYDYLFAKNQGGEFVLRIEDTDTARYVEGAEEYIEEALEWCGIIADESPKKGGKFAPYRQSERRDIYDRYTEQILKTDYAYIAFDTAEELDAIRAEYEARGDIFSYDNKTRNRLKNSLTLSEEDVQKLLDEKTPYVVRFKMPVDRTLNLEDIIRGKSSVNTNTLDDKVLVKNDGMPTYHFANIIDDHEMEISHVIRGEEWLPSLGLHTLLYEAMGWKAPQFAHLSLILKPEGKGKLSKRDGDKFGFPVFPLNFTDPVTGNISKGYRESGYLPEAFINMVALLGWSPADDKEILSLDEMAKEFDLNKVHKAGARFSKEKAEWFNHQYIQRTSDENLLNILKNSDLNFNLSDEKLLKVIHLMKERATFPKDIYENGKFFFEAPTSYDEKASKKAWNEETSAILGELSTNLEGADFNAENLKQTVHDFAENKGLGMGKVMMPLRLALVGELKGPDVPDIMELLGKEETTLRISNAINNFK from the coding sequence ATGGATAAAGTAAGAGTACGTTTTGCTCCAAGTCCAACAGGACCTTTACATTTAGGAGGCGTAAGAACTGCATTATATGATTATCTTTTTGCCAAAAATCAGGGTGGTGAATTTGTATTAAGAATTGAAGATACAGATACCGCAAGATATGTGGAAGGCGCAGAGGAATATATAGAAGAAGCCCTTGAATGGTGTGGAATCATCGCTGATGAAAGTCCTAAAAAAGGAGGAAAATTTGCTCCATACAGACAATCTGAAAGAAGAGATATTTATGACAGATATACAGAGCAGATCTTAAAAACAGATTATGCTTATATCGCTTTTGACACGGCTGAAGAATTGGATGCCATTCGTGCTGAATATGAAGCAAGAGGTGATATTTTCTCTTACGACAACAAAACAAGGAATCGTTTAAAAAATAGTCTTACCCTTTCTGAAGAGGATGTTCAGAAACTATTGGATGAAAAAACGCCATATGTGGTAAGGTTCAAAATGCCGGTTGACAGAACTTTAAATCTTGAGGATATCATCCGCGGAAAATCATCTGTTAATACAAATACTTTAGATGATAAAGTTTTGGTGAAAAACGACGGAATGCCAACTTACCATTTTGCCAATATCATTGATGACCACGAAATGGAAATTTCTCACGTGATCCGCGGTGAAGAATGGCTGCCTTCTTTAGGTTTACATACATTATTATATGAAGCGATGGGGTGGAAAGCACCTCAGTTTGCCCATCTTTCTTTGATTTTAAAACCTGAAGGAAAAGGAAAATTAAGCAAAAGAGACGGTGACAAATTCGGCTTCCCAGTTTTCCCTTTGAACTTTACAGATCCTGTAACTGGAAATATTTCTAAAGGATACAGAGAAAGCGGATATCTTCCGGAAGCGTTCATCAACATGGTTGCTCTATTGGGTTGGTCGCCTGCCGATGATAAAGAAATTTTATCATTAGATGAAATGGCAAAAGAATTTGACTTAAATAAAGTTCATAAAGCTGGGGCAAGATTCAGCAAGGAAAAAGCAGAATGGTTTAATCATCAGTATATACAGAGAACATCTGACGAAAATTTATTGAATATTCTTAAAAATTCAGATTTAAACTTTAATCTTTCTGATGAAAAATTATTGAAAGTAATTCACCTGATGAAAGAAAGAGCAACTTTCCCGAAAGATATCTATGAAAACGGTAAGTTCTTCTTTGAAGCTCCGACATCTTATGATGAAAAAGCATCTAAAAAAGCCTGGAATGAGGAAACCTCTGCTATTCTAGGAGAATTGTCTACAAATTTAGAGGGAGCAGATTTCAATGCTGAAAACCTTAAGCAGACTGTTCATGACTTCGCTGAGAATAAAGGATTGGGAATGGGTAAAGTAATGATGCCTTTGCGTTTAGCGTTGGTAGGAGAATTGAAAGGACCTGATGTTCCGGACATCATGGAACTTCTTGGAAAAGAGGAAACTACCCTTAGAATAAGCAATGCTATAAATAATTTTAAATAA